In one Rhodococcus sp. B50 genomic region, the following are encoded:
- a CDS encoding FMN-binding glutamate synthase family protein has product MTFQPGLRESATFDRNVIHEIQRAAATGIYDIRGWGAKRTVPHFDDLLFLGASMSRYPLEGYREKCETDVVLGDRNAKYPLHLDIPVTIAGMSFGALSGRAKEALGRGASEVGTSTTTGDGGMTPEERGQSKHLVYQYLPSRYGMNPDDLRKADAIEVVLGQGAKPGGGGMLLGQKITERVAGMRTLPVGIDQRSACRHPDWTGPDDLAIKILELREITGWEKPIYVKVGATRTYYDVKLAVKSGADVVVVDGMQGGTAATQDVFIEHVGIPTLAALPQAVQALQEMGVHRTPGGVQLIVSGGIRSGADVAKAMALGADAVAIGTAALIALGDNDPKYQAEYEKLGSAAGFYDDFQDGKDPAGITTQDPDLQARFDPVEGGRRLANYLRVLTMEAQTIARACGKSHLRNLEPQDLVAVTMEAAAMARVPLAGTDWIPGRTL; this is encoded by the coding sequence ATGACCTTCCAGCCCGGACTGCGTGAGTCGGCCACCTTCGACCGCAACGTCATCCACGAGATCCAGCGCGCCGCCGCGACCGGCATCTACGACATCCGCGGCTGGGGTGCCAAGCGCACGGTTCCCCACTTCGACGACCTGCTGTTCCTCGGGGCGTCGATGTCGCGCTACCCCCTCGAGGGCTACCGCGAGAAGTGTGAGACCGACGTCGTCCTCGGCGACCGCAACGCGAAGTACCCACTGCACCTGGATATCCCGGTCACCATCGCCGGAATGAGCTTCGGTGCGCTGTCCGGCCGCGCGAAGGAGGCCCTCGGCCGCGGCGCCAGCGAGGTCGGCACGTCCACCACCACCGGTGACGGCGGTATGACCCCGGAGGAACGCGGACAGTCCAAGCACCTGGTCTACCAGTACCTGCCCTCCCGGTACGGCATGAACCCCGACGACCTGCGCAAGGCCGACGCCATCGAGGTCGTGCTCGGCCAGGGCGCCAAGCCCGGCGGTGGCGGTATGCTGCTCGGCCAGAAGATCACCGAACGCGTCGCGGGGATGCGCACCCTGCCGGTGGGCATCGACCAGCGCAGCGCATGCCGGCACCCCGATTGGACCGGCCCCGACGACCTCGCCATCAAGATCCTCGAACTGCGGGAGATCACCGGCTGGGAGAAGCCGATCTACGTCAAGGTCGGCGCGACCCGCACCTACTACGACGTCAAGCTCGCCGTGAAGTCCGGCGCCGACGTCGTGGTGGTCGACGGCATGCAGGGTGGTACCGCCGCCACCCAGGACGTCTTCATCGAGCACGTGGGCATCCCGACCCTCGCCGCGCTCCCCCAGGCCGTGCAGGCCCTGCAGGAGATGGGTGTGCACCGCACTCCGGGCGGCGTGCAACTGATCGTCTCCGGCGGTATCCGTTCGGGTGCCGACGTCGCCAAGGCGATGGCCCTCGGCGCCGACGCCGTCGCCATCGGCACGGCCGCGCTGATCGCCCTCGGCGACAACGATCCGAAGTACCAGGCCGAATACGAGAAGCTGGGCTCGGCCGCCGGCTTCTACGACGACTTCCAGGACGGCAAGGATCCCGCCGGTATCACCACGCAGGATCCCGACCTGCAGGCCCGCTTCGATCCGGTCGAGGGTGGCCGCCGCCTGGCGAACTACCTGCGGGTGCTCACCATGGAGGCGCAGACCATCGCCCGGGCGTGCGGCAAGTCGCACCTGCGCAATCTCGAACCGCAGGACCTCGTCGCCGTCACGATGGAGGCCGCCGCCATGGCACGGGTTCCCCTGGCCGGAACCGATTGGATCCCCGGCCGGACGCTCTAG
- the glnT gene encoding type III glutamate--ammonia ligase: MTLEATDTSVLRLPSSNGRSPETSGSPTLTELAHAAGTRYILAVFTTLSGKPCAKLVPVESVGELETEGVGFAGYAAGSMGQVPKDPDLVAIPDAASFTPIPFVREGLALVHCDPHVEGEPWPYAPRVILKSVLAQAAELGLEVNVGAEIEYFLVNKDENGTLRTADALDTSRQPCYDARDVTRMYEHLTSISAAMNTLGWGNYANDHEDGNGQFEQNFQYADALTTADRVVTLRYLISVLAEQRSMTATFMPKPFADRTGSGMHMHLSLWSDGASAFPDASDPRGLGLSKTAYSFIAGILEHACALQGVIAPTVNSYKRTGATSTSSGATWSPRYATYGGNDRTHYLRVPDSNRVELRGGDGSANPYLATAATVAAGLDGIGRNLDPGTPGTGASADPLPMTLLHAMDALVADPVVVGALDSAGASVADYFASLKREEFFHWHNTVTPWEIDSYLTAF, translated from the coding sequence ATGACGCTGGAAGCCACCGACACGTCCGTGCTGCGCCTCCCGTCCTCGAACGGCCGGTCCCCCGAGACCTCCGGATCCCCCACGCTGACCGAACTCGCCCACGCCGCCGGCACCCGCTACATCCTCGCCGTCTTCACCACCCTGTCCGGAAAGCCCTGCGCCAAGCTCGTTCCCGTCGAATCCGTCGGGGAGCTCGAGACCGAGGGCGTCGGCTTCGCCGGCTACGCCGCAGGTTCGATGGGCCAGGTCCCGAAGGACCCCGACCTCGTCGCCATCCCCGATGCCGCGTCGTTCACGCCCATCCCGTTCGTGCGCGAAGGCCTCGCCCTCGTCCACTGTGACCCGCACGTCGAAGGTGAGCCCTGGCCGTACGCGCCGCGCGTGATCCTCAAGTCCGTGCTCGCCCAGGCCGCCGAGCTGGGCCTCGAGGTCAACGTGGGTGCAGAGATCGAGTACTTCCTCGTCAACAAGGACGAAAACGGAACGCTGCGCACGGCCGACGCGCTCGACACCTCCCGCCAGCCCTGCTACGACGCCCGCGACGTGACCCGCATGTACGAGCACCTCACCTCGATCTCGGCAGCGATGAACACCCTCGGGTGGGGCAACTACGCAAACGACCACGAGGACGGCAACGGCCAGTTCGAGCAGAACTTCCAGTACGCGGACGCGCTGACCACCGCCGACCGGGTGGTGACCCTGCGCTACCTGATCTCCGTGCTCGCCGAACAGCGCAGCATGACAGCGACCTTCATGCCCAAGCCCTTCGCGGACCGCACGGGATCGGGCATGCACATGCACCTGTCCCTGTGGAGCGACGGCGCCTCGGCGTTCCCCGACGCATCCGACCCGCGCGGGCTGGGTCTGTCGAAGACCGCCTACTCCTTCATCGCCGGTATCCTCGAACACGCGTGCGCCCTGCAGGGCGTTATCGCGCCGACGGTCAACTCCTACAAGCGCACCGGCGCGACCAGCACTTCCTCCGGCGCAACCTGGTCGCCGCGGTACGCGACCTACGGCGGCAACGACCGCACGCACTACCTGCGCGTCCCCGATTCCAACCGCGTCGAACTGCGCGGCGGTGACGGCTCCGCGAATCCGTACCTCGCCACCGCTGCCACGGTCGCTGCCGGCCTCGACGGCATCGGGCGCAACCTCGACCCGGGCACTCCCGGTACGGGCGCTTCCGCGGACCCGCTGCCGATGACGCTGCTGCACGCGATGGACGCCCTCGTGGCCGATCCCGTCGTCGTCGGCGCCCTCGACTCGGCCGGCGCGAGTGTCGCCGACTACTTCGCCTCCCTCAAGCGCGAGGAGTTCTTCCACTGGCACAACACCGTGACCCCGTGGGAGATCGACAGCTATCTGACCGCCTTCTGA
- a CDS encoding HutD family protein — protein sequence MIRADDRRRVPWRNGAGTTEEVATGPDGPDGRPLWRISLADLGSEPTQFSAFARTDRIFTVVGEHGVDLDSGPGPQPVDPWHPHPFAGEDAPRCVPRGTTRAFNIMTERGAATAGVTYLTLDTEFDTAADGVTALYVRSGTVHAGAEGAMSGDCLLIRDEAVTVRGASATGLLVHIGPAPFLS from the coding sequence GTGATCCGGGCCGACGACCGACGGCGGGTACCCTGGCGCAACGGCGCCGGGACGACCGAGGAGGTCGCGACCGGCCCCGACGGCCCCGACGGCCGTCCGCTGTGGCGGATCAGCCTGGCCGATCTGGGTTCGGAGCCGACCCAGTTCTCGGCCTTCGCCCGCACCGACCGCATCTTCACCGTCGTCGGTGAGCACGGCGTCGACCTCGACTCGGGGCCCGGGCCCCAACCGGTGGATCCGTGGCACCCGCATCCGTTCGCCGGGGAGGATGCGCCGCGCTGCGTGCCCCGAGGCACGACCCGGGCTTTCAACATCATGACCGAGCGCGGGGCCGCCACCGCCGGGGTCACGTATCTGACGCTCGACACGGAATTCGACACCGCCGCAGACGGGGTCACCGCCCTGTACGTGCGGTCGGGCACCGTGCACGCCGGCGCGGAAGGTGCCATGTCCGGAGACTGTCTCCTGATCCGCGACGAGGCGGTCACCGTACGTGGAGCCTCGGCCACCGGACTGCTGGTGCACATCGGCCCGGCTCCCTTCCTCTCGTAG
- a CDS encoding allantoate amidohydrolase, which yields MTVFDSLWASILDVGKHSTTGGYRRFAWSDADLTLREWFRGCAAERGMDVEEDRNGNLWAWWLPEGWAGDPTGAFVTGSHLDSVPDGGAFDGPLGVVSAFAAVDLVRERGIVPAVPIAITAFSDEEGARFGVACVGSQLTTGALAPQRALGLRDRDGITLAEAMTRAGRVPEHIGADPGLVDRVGVYVELHVEQGRALDLVDAPVAVASSIWPHGRWQFTFTGEANHAGATRLVDRRDPMLAYASSVHSARSCAAAAGAVATFGKLEVLPNGANAIPSEIKAWLDARAADEETLTTLVAEIEAEARRHCLPDEIGLDVFAESITPIVEFPAGPRERLRRALSHLGDVPVLPTQAGHDAGILSEKVPTAMLFVRNPTGVSHSPHEFAEADDCNIGARALADIMADWTTGS from the coding sequence ATGACCGTCTTCGACTCGCTCTGGGCATCGATCCTCGACGTCGGCAAGCACTCGACCACCGGAGGCTACCGCCGATTCGCGTGGAGCGACGCCGATCTCACTCTCCGCGAGTGGTTCCGCGGTTGTGCCGCCGAACGCGGCATGGACGTGGAAGAGGACCGCAACGGAAACCTCTGGGCCTGGTGGCTTCCCGAGGGCTGGGCGGGCGATCCCACCGGCGCCTTCGTCACCGGTTCGCACCTGGATTCGGTGCCCGACGGCGGTGCGTTCGACGGCCCCCTCGGCGTGGTCTCGGCGTTCGCCGCAGTGGATCTGGTCCGTGAGCGCGGCATCGTCCCGGCCGTGCCGATCGCGATCACGGCGTTCTCCGACGAGGAAGGCGCCCGCTTCGGTGTGGCATGTGTGGGCAGTCAGCTCACCACCGGGGCACTGGCTCCGCAGCGGGCGCTCGGCCTGCGTGATCGCGACGGAATCACCCTGGCCGAGGCGATGACGCGCGCCGGCCGGGTGCCCGAACACATCGGCGCAGATCCCGGCCTGGTCGACCGGGTAGGGGTGTACGTCGAGTTGCACGTCGAACAGGGCCGGGCCCTCGACCTCGTCGACGCGCCCGTCGCGGTCGCGTCGTCGATCTGGCCGCACGGCCGGTGGCAGTTCACCTTCACCGGTGAGGCCAACCACGCCGGTGCCACGCGTCTGGTGGACCGTCGCGACCCGATGCTCGCGTACGCCTCGTCGGTCCACAGCGCCCGCTCGTGTGCGGCAGCAGCCGGAGCGGTAGCCACCTTCGGCAAGCTCGAGGTGCTGCCCAACGGCGCCAACGCGATTCCTTCCGAGATCAAGGCCTGGCTCGACGCTCGCGCCGCGGACGAGGAGACCCTGACGACACTGGTCGCCGAGATCGAGGCCGAGGCCCGCCGGCACTGCCTGCCGGACGAGATCGGACTCGACGTCTTCGCCGAATCGATCACCCCCATCGTCGAGTTCCCGGCCGGACCGCGCGAACGGTTGCGCCGGGCGCTGTCCCATCTCGGGGACGTCCCGGTGCTCCCCACCCAGGCCGGGCACGACGCCGGCATCCTGTCGGAGAAGGTCCCCACCGCAATGTTGTTCGTGCGCAATCCCACCGGGGTGTCGCACTCACCGCACGAGTTCGCCGAAGCCGACGACTGCAACATCGGGGCGCGGGCGCTGGCCGACATCATGGCGGACTGGACGACGGGCAGCTAG
- a CDS encoding protein glxC, whose product MTTDTLLPTATYDLATTTTRELNAALHATEAPASVEVTNPQGAHALACGLNRPIDVRVDGHVGYYAAGMNQHAHVTIDGNAGVGVAENMMSGSVRVTGDASQSAGATAHGGLLVIEGNAAARCGISMKGVDIVVGGDIGHMSAFMGQAGRLVVLGDAGEALGDSLYEARIYVRGRVASLGADCVKKEMRAEHVAELQELLDAAGFDADPAEFTRYGSARQLYHFHVDNASAY is encoded by the coding sequence ATGACCACCGACACCCTGCTCCCGACCGCCACCTACGACCTGGCGACGACCACCACCCGCGAACTCAATGCGGCACTGCACGCGACGGAGGCCCCGGCCTCGGTCGAGGTTACGAACCCGCAGGGCGCCCACGCACTCGCCTGCGGCCTGAACCGGCCGATCGACGTCCGGGTCGACGGCCACGTCGGCTACTACGCCGCCGGGATGAATCAGCACGCCCACGTGACCATCGACGGCAATGCCGGTGTCGGGGTCGCCGAGAACATGATGTCGGGCAGCGTGCGCGTCACCGGTGACGCCTCGCAGTCCGCCGGCGCGACCGCCCACGGCGGACTGCTGGTGATCGAAGGCAACGCCGCCGCCCGCTGCGGCATCTCGATGAAAGGCGTCGACATCGTCGTCGGCGGCGACATCGGACACATGAGCGCCTTCATGGGGCAGGCCGGCCGCCTCGTCGTCCTCGGCGATGCCGGTGAGGCCCTGGGTGATTCGCTGTACGAGGCGCGGATCTACGTGCGGGGCCGCGTCGCCTCGCTCGGCGCGGACTGCGTCAAGAAGGAGATGCGCGCCGAGCACGTCGCCGAACTGCAGGAACTGCTCGACGCGGCCGGTTTCGACGCCGACCCGGCCGAATTCACCCGCTACGGCTCGGCCCGTCAGCTCTACCACTTCCACGTCGACAACGCCTCGGCGTACTGA
- a CDS encoding WhiB family transcriptional regulator codes for MTTFAALLDDIRDWQAQAVCRSRDVDFFDDAPEGVARAKSVCASCPVREPCRDHAALAGETHGIWGGLTPTELIRHRWLARARSTQHERACHSQFSRGHST; via the coding sequence GTGACGACCTTCGCAGCCCTGCTCGACGACATCCGGGACTGGCAGGCACAGGCCGTCTGCCGGTCCCGGGACGTCGACTTCTTCGACGACGCGCCCGAGGGTGTCGCCCGCGCCAAGTCCGTCTGCGCCTCCTGTCCCGTGCGGGAACCGTGCCGCGACCACGCGGCGCTCGCCGGGGAGACGCACGGGATCTGGGGCGGGTTGACGCCCACGGAGCTGATCCGTCACCGGTGGCTCGCCCGCGCCCGATCCACGCAGCACGAACGTGCCTGCCACAGCCAATTCTCGAGAGGACACAGCACATGA
- a CDS encoding NAD(P)/FAD-dependent oxidoreductase, whose protein sequence is MTDTTKFLIVGGGLEGLAIAYSLADRGETDVLVLERDTLCSGMTGKSSGVVRCHYGTPSLAAMSWYGVDIFTRATEIFGDDMAFRQCGYVVGVAENNVEPLEANIEMMQGLGIATELIAHDKMAELWPGLNLEDFALFAYEPLGGRGESYMAGMAFGATARRMGVKIRQSTPVASLLQNAAGRVYGVTLADGSEVHAEQVIVAAGPWTPALVAGVGIDIDVRAQRAQLVLVDQGVPTPEVPVLSDLAGLQYICREPNGELLVGNSDHQTPEYIDPDKYINRADDSTIEKNIMKLGNRLPEMPDPRITSSYVGAYDVTEDYNPVIGPAPVEGLFLATGFSGHGFKISPAVGKLVADLLIDGKTDLPNVNPDDFRFSRFEEGDLLLSLNPYEGAGEMR, encoded by the coding sequence GTGACGGACACGACCAAGTTCCTGATCGTCGGCGGCGGCCTCGAAGGCCTGGCCATCGCCTACTCACTCGCCGACCGCGGCGAGACCGACGTCCTCGTCCTCGAGCGCGACACCCTCTGCTCGGGCATGACCGGAAAGTCCAGTGGCGTCGTGCGATGCCATTACGGCACCCCGTCGCTGGCCGCGATGTCCTGGTACGGCGTCGACATCTTCACCCGGGCGACCGAGATCTTCGGCGACGACATGGCTTTCCGCCAGTGCGGTTACGTCGTCGGTGTCGCGGAGAACAACGTCGAGCCGCTCGAGGCGAACATCGAGATGATGCAGGGTCTGGGCATCGCCACCGAACTCATCGCCCACGACAAGATGGCCGAACTGTGGCCGGGCCTGAACCTCGAGGACTTCGCCCTGTTCGCCTACGAACCGCTCGGCGGTCGCGGCGAGTCCTACATGGCGGGAATGGCGTTCGGGGCCACGGCCCGTCGGATGGGCGTGAAGATCCGGCAGAGCACCCCCGTGGCGTCGTTGCTGCAGAACGCCGCCGGCCGAGTCTACGGCGTGACCCTCGCCGACGGTTCCGAGGTGCACGCCGAGCAGGTCATCGTCGCCGCCGGCCCCTGGACGCCGGCGCTCGTCGCCGGGGTCGGCATCGACATCGACGTCCGGGCGCAACGCGCGCAGTTGGTCCTCGTCGATCAGGGTGTCCCGACCCCGGAGGTTCCTGTGCTGTCCGATCTGGCCGGCCTGCAGTACATCTGCCGCGAACCGAACGGCGAACTGCTCGTGGGCAACTCCGATCACCAGACACCGGAGTACATCGACCCCGACAAGTACATCAATCGCGCCGACGACTCGACGATCGAGAAGAACATCATGAAACTCGGCAACCGTCTGCCCGAGATGCCGGACCCGCGGATCACCAGTTCGTACGTCGGTGCGTACGACGTCACCGAGGACTACAACCCCGTCATCGGCCCGGCACCGGTCGAAGGCCTGTTCCTGGCGACGGGATTCTCCGGGCACGGCTTCAAGATCTCCCCCGCCGTGGGCAAACTGGTCGCCGACCTGCTGATCGACGGGAAGACCGATCTGCCGAACGTGAACCCGGACGACTTCCGTTTCTCCCGCTTCGAGGAGGGCGATCTGCTCCTGAGCCTCAACCCCTACGAGGGGGCCGGCGAGATGCGCTGA
- a CDS encoding MFS transporter — protein sequence MTAHAASSFGTKQQKRAFLASLVGTTVEWFDFFIYATAATLVFSTIFFPELGSNVGILASFATLGVAFLARPVGAFVFGHLGDRLGRRTTLITTLTVMGAATGLIGLLPTWDQVGIWAPIMLIALRFLQGVAVGGEWGGAVLMSVENAPKTRERFYGSAPQIASPLALVLATVVMYFVARMPNDQLMSWGWRIPFLAGFVLVLIGLVIRLGVEESSEFTEVKETGTVTKNPIATVLRTMPSRVLAGIGLQASVIVLFYLITTYMLTMATNIHGFTKSDTLMILLIAATIDLFAMVGVGILCDRLSAWTVFVGGVVFTGAFAFPLFALFNTGNMGLMIVAFSAALVLGHATTYAVVSSMTANLFPTEVRYSGVALCSAFSGVAWAAPTPLVAAALVPTDGSQHWWPLAAILVGTAVVSFVAAASMRSHFTSETAADDSDDESRDLRVRVGDPV from the coding sequence ATGACCGCACACGCCGCTTCCAGTTTCGGAACCAAGCAGCAAAAACGAGCGTTTCTCGCCAGCCTCGTGGGCACCACAGTCGAATGGTTCGACTTCTTCATCTATGCCACGGCCGCGACGCTCGTCTTCTCGACGATCTTCTTCCCCGAACTGGGGTCGAACGTCGGCATCCTCGCTTCCTTCGCGACCCTCGGTGTCGCCTTCCTCGCCCGCCCGGTCGGCGCGTTCGTCTTCGGCCATCTCGGAGACCGGCTCGGCCGGCGCACGACACTGATCACCACTCTCACGGTGATGGGTGCCGCCACGGGACTCATCGGCCTGCTGCCCACCTGGGATCAGGTCGGTATCTGGGCGCCGATCATGCTCATCGCCCTCCGTTTCCTCCAGGGCGTTGCGGTCGGTGGTGAGTGGGGTGGAGCGGTTCTCATGAGTGTCGAGAACGCGCCGAAGACCCGCGAACGCTTCTACGGCTCCGCACCCCAGATCGCGAGTCCGCTCGCGCTCGTGCTCGCCACGGTCGTCATGTACTTCGTGGCCCGCATGCCGAACGACCAGCTGATGTCGTGGGGCTGGCGGATCCCGTTCCTCGCCGGCTTCGTCCTCGTCCTGATCGGTCTCGTCATCCGGCTCGGCGTCGAGGAATCGAGTGAATTCACCGAGGTGAAGGAGACGGGCACCGTCACGAAGAACCCGATCGCCACCGTCCTGCGCACGATGCCGAGCCGCGTGCTCGCCGGTATCGGCCTGCAGGCCAGCGTGATCGTGCTGTTCTACCTGATCACCACATACATGCTCACGATGGCGACCAACATTCACGGGTTCACCAAGAGCGACACCCTGATGATCCTGCTCATCGCTGCGACGATCGACCTCTTCGCGATGGTCGGCGTCGGCATCCTCTGCGACCGGTTGTCCGCCTGGACGGTCTTCGTGGGCGGGGTGGTCTTCACCGGCGCCTTCGCATTCCCGCTGTTCGCCCTGTTCAACACCGGCAACATGGGGCTGATGATCGTCGCATTCTCCGCGGCTCTCGTGCTCGGCCACGCGACCACCTACGCGGTGGTCTCGAGCATGACCGCCAACCTGTTCCCGACCGAGGTGCGGTACAGCGGTGTCGCCCTGTGCAGCGCGTTCTCCGGTGTCGCGTGGGCGGCACCGACCCCGCTCGTCGCCGCCGCTCTCGTGCCCACCGACGGCTCGCAGCACTGGTGGCCGCTCGCCGCGATCCTCGTCGGCACCGCTGTCGTCTCGTTCGTCGCCGCAGCCTCCATGCGCAGCCATTTCACCTCCGAGACGGCGGCCGACGACAGTGACGACGAGTCCCGCGACCTCCGGGTCCGCGTGGGCGACCCCGTCTGA
- a CDS encoding glutamine amidotransferase: MCGIVGLHLRDTALEPRLGSLLTGMLGQMVDRGPDSAGVAVYGNPVFSPAGESSVSVLDAPSDLAATVGDALGVTVGALDLAPTTVLHAPVPAALLADTVRALAPAATVIGFGDDVTVLKGTGDPRVLAENFGLPSVSGWQGVGHTRMATESAVTAAGSHPFAVGPDQCLVHNGSFSNHLSIKRELEDEGVVFDSENDTEVGARFVAQHLAEGADLEKALRLLGERFDGFYTLLVSTSDSFAVVRDPIACKPAIVAECDAYVAMASEFRALAGLPGIADAHIFEPEPDRVYVWQR; the protein is encoded by the coding sequence ATGTGCGGAATCGTCGGACTTCATCTGCGGGACACCGCGCTCGAGCCCCGGTTGGGCAGCCTGCTGACCGGAATGCTCGGGCAGATGGTGGACCGCGGACCGGATTCGGCGGGCGTCGCCGTCTACGGCAATCCGGTCTTCTCCCCTGCCGGGGAGTCGTCGGTCTCGGTGCTCGACGCGCCGTCGGATCTCGCCGCGACCGTCGGCGACGCACTGGGCGTGACCGTCGGTGCGCTCGACCTCGCACCCACCACCGTGCTGCACGCCCCCGTCCCCGCGGCCCTGCTCGCCGATACCGTCCGTGCCCTGGCGCCCGCGGCGACCGTCATCGGCTTCGGTGACGACGTGACCGTCCTCAAGGGAACGGGCGATCCGCGTGTTCTCGCGGAGAATTTCGGGCTGCCGTCCGTCTCCGGATGGCAGGGTGTGGGCCACACGCGCATGGCCACCGAATCCGCGGTCACCGCAGCAGGATCGCATCCCTTCGCCGTGGGACCGGACCAATGCCTCGTCCACAACGGTTCGTTCTCCAACCACCTGTCGATCAAACGCGAACTCGAGGACGAGGGCGTGGTGTTCGACAGCGAGAACGACACCGAGGTCGGAGCACGCTTCGTGGCCCAGCACCTCGCCGAGGGCGCGGATCTCGAGAAGGCCCTGCGTCTGCTCGGCGAACGGTTCGACGGCTTCTACACCCTGCTGGTGTCCACTTCCGATTCCTTCGCGGTGGTCCGCGATCCGATCGCCTGCAAGCCCGCGATCGTCGCCGAGTGCGACGCCTACGTCGCGATGGCTTCGGAGTTCCGCGCTCTGGCAGGGCTTCCCGGCATCGCCGACGCCCACATCTTCGAACCCGAACCGGACCGGGTCTACGTGTGGCAACGCTGA
- a CDS encoding acyl-CoA dehydrogenase family protein, which produces MTVMLSEEQREFGAAVREFCRREVGTREQRDKLTDCGREGHSLELNRRIAELGWAAINVPEEYGGAGGNHVDLCVLLEELHRGLAPVPWHGTTLITAGIYTKFASEELKRTVLGRLAEGAALAIAMSEPEAGSDVAALTCRAERTADGWVINGQKTWITNAHQADSILLVARTARGEKKHHGLTMFHVPADTPGLTIKGIDTLGGTEVNDLYFADCVLPADSVVGEVGQGWAQLMPGLATERLILAAQMLGTAERAFDDVLAFVSERTQFGTRVGSYQAIKHRIADLATEIECTRLLVYSVAHRADAGDDPQGLARASSMAKLKATEVAKSTALEGMQMMGGYGYSTEFDMAQHVRAALGATIYGGTNEIQRDIIGNSFGLR; this is translated from the coding sequence ATGACTGTGATGCTCAGCGAGGAGCAGCGCGAGTTCGGGGCGGCCGTCCGCGAATTCTGCCGCCGCGAAGTGGGCACGCGCGAACAGCGCGACAAGCTCACCGACTGCGGCCGCGAAGGACACAGCCTCGAGCTGAACCGGCGGATCGCCGAACTCGGCTGGGCCGCGATCAACGTCCCCGAGGAGTACGGCGGGGCCGGCGGCAACCATGTCGACCTGTGCGTCCTGCTCGAGGAACTCCACCGCGGTCTGGCGCCGGTCCCGTGGCACGGCACGACCCTCATCACCGCCGGGATCTACACCAAGTTCGCGAGCGAGGAGCTCAAGCGGACGGTGCTCGGCCGGCTCGCCGAGGGTGCCGCGCTGGCGATCGCGATGTCCGAACCGGAAGCCGGTTCCGACGTCGCGGCGCTGACCTGCCGCGCCGAGCGCACCGCGGACGGCTGGGTGATCAACGGTCAGAAGACGTGGATCACCAACGCCCATCAGGCGGACAGCATCCTCCTGGTCGCTCGTACCGCGCGTGGCGAGAAGAAGCACCACGGGCTCACCATGTTCCACGTGCCGGCCGACACTCCGGGACTGACGATCAAGGGCATCGACACGCTGGGCGGAACCGAGGTCAACGACCTCTACTTCGCCGACTGCGTGCTGCCCGCCGACTCGGTCGTCGGTGAGGTCGGTCAGGGCTGGGCCCAGCTCATGCCGGGTCTGGCGACCGAGCGGCTGATCCTCGCCGCGCAGATGCTCGGCACCGCCGAACGCGCCTTCGACGACGTCTTGGCGTTCGTCTCCGAGCGCACCCAGTTCGGTACCCGGGTCGGCTCGTACCAGGCGATCAAGCACCGCATCGCCGACCTCGCGACGGAGATCGAGTGCACTCGTCTGCTCGTCTACAGCGTCGCGCACCGCGCCGATGCCGGTGACGACCCGCAGGGCCTGGCCCGCGCGTCGTCGATGGCGAAGCTCAAGGCGACAGAGGTCGCGAAGAGCACTGCCCTGGAGGGCATGCAGATGATGGGTGGCTACGGCTATTCCACCGAGTTCGACATGGCGCAGCACGTGCGCGCAGCCCTGGGCGCCACCATCTACGGCGGCACCAACGAGATCCAGCGCGACATCATCGGAAACTCGTTCGGCCTCCGGTAG